One window from the genome of Asterias rubens unplaced genomic scaffold, eAstRub1.3, whole genome shotgun sequence encodes:
- the LOC117305979 gene encoding C-type lectin domain family 4 member E-like, with amino-acid sequence MRKGWPVTTRQHTFKQPRNLCEITVSNTPKFCLQTGRPPCFPGAFFTASLRSYRCLDLPTCGRDLPFLFVPDLQSEQDYIWELFLAEFNPTADTFLWIGCNDIEEEGNWQHCPLKGETNAYKNWKYGEPNNAGNEDCGNQYMKNNGQWSDVECDRKGFAICELHVIDNRVLCLQTGNDGRLLY; translated from the exons ATGCGGAAAGGCTGGCCGGTTACAACCCGACAGCACACCTTTAAACAACCACGCAATTTATGTGAGATCACTGTCAGCAACACCCCAAAATTCTGCCTTCAGACCGGACGACCGCCTTGTTTCCCCGGAGCATTCTTCACCGCGTCATTAAGGAGTTACCGG TGTTTGGACTTGCCGACTTGTGGCCGAGATCTGCCCTTCCTGTTCGTCCCAGACTTACAATCCGAACAGGATTACATATGGGAACTATTCCTTGCAGAGTTTAATCCGACAGCAGACACCTTTCTCTGGATTGGTTGTAATGACATCGAGGAGGAGGGAAACTGGCAGCACTGTCCGTTGAAGGGTGAGACTAACGCTTATAAGAACTGGAAATATGGAGAACCAAATAACGCGGGAAATGAAGATTGTGGCAACCAATACATGAAAAATAATGGTCAATGGAGCGATGTGGAATGCGACAGAAAGGGCTTTGCTATCTGCGAGCTCCACGTCATCGACAACCGGGTACTCTGCCTGCAGACCGGCAATGATGGCCGCCTCCTTTACTAA
- the LOC117305978 gene encoding lectin BRA-3-like translates to MVAVQRLSIVLVVYCGCLLAEICPPDWHRYGESCYLFAMLRVDWFEANHTCAQSEANLAVPTSRFEQDFIWKLYLKVFDQKPPSSLWIGCNDIEEEGNWQHCPLKGETNAYENWAGRQPNNANNADCAVMRVDMNGTWDDQHCINLNLHAVCELPVYNSRRLTPQCLLRHAMDELQGTSGKDYRSRPRCHSFMLDNCGHQ, encoded by the coding sequence ATGGTTGCAGTTCAACGTTTAAGCATTGTTTTGGTCGTTTATTGTGGTTGTCTATTGGCTGAAATCTGCCCTCCTGATTGGCACCGATACGGCGAGTCATGTTACTTGTTTGCAATGCTGAGGGTAGATTGGTTCGAAGCAAATCACACTTGTGCCCAGAGTGAGGCAAACCTCGCTGTGCCAACCTCAAGATTCGAACAGGATTTTATATGGAAACTCTACCTGAAAGTGTTTGATCAGAAGCCACCTTCCAGTCTCTGGATTGGTTGTAATGACATCGAGGAGGAGGGAAACTGGCAGCACTGTCCGTTGAAGGGTGAGACTAACGCTTATGAGAATTGGGCTGGAAGGCAACCGAATAATGCTAACAACGCTGATTGTGCAGTGATGCGGGTTGATATGAACGGTACATGGGACGATCAACACTGCATCAACTTGAACCTTCACGCTGTCTGTGAGCTCCCCGTGTACAACAGCCGCCGTCTCACACCTCAGTGTCTGCTCCGTCATGCCATGGATGAGCTACAGGGTACGAGCGGGAAGGATTACCGATCACGCCCTCGGTGTCACTCCTTCATGCTGGACAACTGCGGTCATCAGTAA
- the LOC117305980 gene encoding asialoglycoprotein receptor 2-like yields MRIGQVLSLVLVVNCGRLLAKICPLDWHRNGESCYFIIKDKMDWYKARSTCVESRANLLIPNSKSEQDYIWELVLKEFDQIPDASLWIGCNEEGNWQHCPLKGEPNAYENWADGQPEGGECGALWSDKHGKWDDYLCSGLYYAICEQPVRNTQKFCLQTGKDGRLVSPEHSSPRH; encoded by the coding sequence atgcGTATAGGTCAAGTGTTGAGTCTCGTTCTTGTAGTTAACTGTGGCCGTCTACTGGCCAAAATCTGCCCTCTTGACTGGCACCGAAACGGCGAGTCATGTTACTTCATCATAAAGGACAAGATGGATTGGTACAAAGCAAGGAGCACTTGTGTCGAGTCAAGAGCAAACCTGCTCATCCCAAATTCAAAATCCGAACAGGATTACATATGGGAACTGGTGCTGAAAGAGTTTGATCAGATACCAGACGCCAGTCTCTGGATTGGTTGTAATGAGGAGGGAAACTGGCAGCACTGTCCGTTGAAGGGCGAACCCAACGCCTATGAGAACTGGGCTGATGGACAACCCGAAGGGGGAGAATGTGGAGCGTTGTGGTCAGATAAACATGGTAAATGGGATGATTATTTGTGCAGTGGCCTCTACTACGCAATTTGCGAACAACCTGTCAGAAACACCCAGAAGTTCTGCCTTCAGACCGGCAAAGACGGCCGCCTTGTTTCCCCGGAGCATTCTTCACCACGTCATTAG
- the LOC117305986 gene encoding UDP-glucuronosyltransferase 1-2-like, which translates to MARAVLSAILLWLCLIQYVQAGKILMSAGVDNTHYLFSSKIGRELVRRGNDVTFLLSSSYSHRLNSSDTEWFKFEVLDSPYTYGDVRQMAHQLGLESLNGTYQGISSHVKILMNLILGTKSEPTEEEKREQLKPTKPMSKYLAHECNAFLGNEGMMERLRSLNFDLMTFDIINPCMALIAKKLSLRYAIITAMPMLNGFQDRWSDVPSNPAYVPMFMSTSGDSMTFLQRFQNSVALFLTSLIADHFTFRLYDELRVKYNIRPDLTMADITRAAEIWLFNTHFAIDYARPIMPNTIMVGGLSADEPKPLDKDLEEFFEGSGDAGVVVFSLGSVVEIMSESQADMVARAMARLPQRVLWRIHGQPPKNIGSNTKAVTWLPQNDVLGHPKTKLLIYHGGSNGMTETMFHGVPVVTIPQFGDQIDLAMRLKRRGMGEIISMADFTEDMIYETAVRILNNDSYAANAKRMSAIMKHNAAPQLQVAAHWVEHVMLHGGGYLRSKAGQLTTVQYYLLDVIAVAASIIVAVVITLGCACRLMCRRCTNYAQVKMKTL; encoded by the exons ATGGCCCGTGCAGTATTGTCTGCCATCCTCCTGTGGCTTTGTCTGATACAGTACGTCCAGGCGGGGAAGATTCTCATGTCTGCTGGTGTAGACAACACCCATTACTTGTTCAGCTCCAAGATAGGTCGTGAGTTAGTACGACGGGGTAACGATGTCACTTTCCTTCTCAGTAGTTCCTATAGCCACCGTTTGAACAGCAGCGACACCGAGTGGTTCAAGTTCGAAGTCTTAGACTCGCCGTACACTTACGGGGACGTACGCCAAATGGCCCATCAGCTTGGTTTAGAGTCTCTAAACGGTACCTATCAAGGCATTTCGTCCCACGTCAAGATCCTAATGAATCTCATTTTGGGCACCAAATCCGAACCGACCGAGGAGGAGAAACGGGAGCAGTTGAAACCAACAAAACCAATGTCCAAGTATCTAGCTCACGAATGCAACGCCTTCCTCGGCAACGAAGGGATGATGGAGAGACTTCGAAGTCTCAACTTTGACctcatgacctttgacattatCAACCCCTGCATGGCCCTCATCGCCAAGAAGTTGTCCCTGCGGTACGCAATCATAACGGCGATGCCAATGTTGAACGGCTTCCAAGATCGCTGGTCTGACGTGCCCTCCAACCCCGCCTACGTCCCAATGTTCATGAGTACATCCGGAGATTCCATGACGTTCCTGCAGAGGTTCCAAAACTCCGTGGCGTTGTTCTTGACCTCGCTCATCGCGGATCACTTCACATTCCGGCTGTACGATGAGCTCCGGGTCAAGTACAACATCCGGCCGGATTTGACGATGGCGGACATCACACGTGCTGCGGAGATATGGCTTTTCAATACGCATTTTGCGATTGATTACGCGAGACCGATCATGCCTAATACAATTATGGTAGGAGGATTATCAGCAGACGAACCTAAACCTCTGGATAAG gaTTTGGAGGAATTCTTCGAGGGATCTGGAGATGCCGGTGTCGTTGTTTTCTCATTGGGTTCCGTGGTTGAGATCATGAGCGAGAGTCAGGCAGATATGGTCGCCAGGGCAATGGCGCGACTTCCCCAGCGAGTACTTTGGAGAATTCACGGTCAGCCGCCCAAGAATATCGGTAGTAACACCAAGGCTGTGACGTGGTTACCACAAAATGACGTTCTAG GCCATCCCAAAACCAAGCTGTTGATTTACCACGGGGGCAGTAATGGGATGACTGAAACCATGTTCCACGGAGTGCCTGTTGTGACCATACCGCAGTTTGGTGACCAAATTGACCTCGCAATGCGCCTTAAAAGACGAGGAATGGGAGAGATAATCAGTATGGCAGACTTTACCGAGGACATGATCTACGAAACAGCCGTCCGCATCTTGAACAATGACAG TTACGCCGCCAACGCCAAACGTATGTCGGCCATCATGAAACACAACGCGGCCCCACAACTCCAAGTTGCCGCCCACTGGGTAGAACACGTGATGCTTCACGGGGGTGGCTACCTCCGATCCAAAGCGGGTCAACTAACTACCGTCCAGTATTACCTACTGGATGTCATAGCCGTCGCTGCGTCCATCATCGTTGCAGTGGTTATCACTTTAGGGTGTGCATGCAGATTAATGTGTCGCCGATGTACGAATTACGCCCAAGTGAAGATGAAGACGCTGTGA